One Lysinibacillus sp. OF-1 DNA segment encodes these proteins:
- a CDS encoding SDR family NAD(P)-dependent oxidoreductase: MGKLQDKVAIITGGASGIGAATAQLFVAEGAKVVLVDLNEEKGQAFAAELQAAGAKAIFIKANVTDENEVAAIYQTTIETFGKIDVLFNNAGIGRVTPTEELPYAEWRQTVNVDLDGVFLMAQAAIKEMLKVNSGTIVNTASMYGWVGSPGSAAYNAAKGGVINLTRSLALEFATRGIRVNALCPGFIDTPIIPEESKEPLRQVTPMQRLGQPEEMAKAVLFMACDDSTFMTGNTLTVDGGYTAQ; this comes from the coding sequence ATGGGGAAATTACAAGATAAAGTCGCAATCATTACAGGTGGTGCTTCTGGTATTGGTGCCGCAACCGCTCAATTATTTGTAGCAGAAGGCGCAAAAGTAGTACTTGTGGACTTAAACGAGGAAAAAGGCCAAGCCTTTGCTGCCGAATTACAGGCAGCTGGTGCAAAGGCTATATTTATCAAAGCAAATGTAACAGATGAAAATGAAGTAGCAGCTATTTATCAAACAACAATTGAGACATTTGGCAAAATCGATGTCCTTTTTAATAATGCTGGAATTGGTCGTGTCACACCAACTGAGGAGCTTCCTTATGCGGAATGGCGTCAAACTGTCAATGTAGATTTAGATGGTGTATTTTTAATGGCGCAGGCTGCCATTAAAGAAATGCTGAAAGTGAATAGCGGTACAATCGTTAATACGGCTTCGATGTATGGTTGGGTTGGCTCACCAGGATCAGCCGCCTATAATGCAGCAAAAGGGGGCGTTATTAATTTAACGCGTTCATTAGCATTGGAGTTTGCTACTCGTGGTATTCGTGTCAATGCCCTATGCCCGGGTTTTATTGATACACCGATTATTCCAGAAGAAAGCAAGGAGCCACTACGTCAAGTAACACCTATGCAACGCTTAGGACAACCAGAAGAAATGGCAAAAGCTGTTTTATTCATGGCTTGTGATGATTCAACCTTTATGACAGGTAACACATTAACTGTAGATGGTGGCTACACAGCCCAATAA
- a CDS encoding S-layer homology domain-containing protein, with protein sequence MKKLVCTLLFSILIVASAGNVQASGFRDVSEDHYAYEAIVWAEEYDIVNGFTDGTFKPNATITEQQLAKLLANFYELESPIDELKKQTPTANWSDEFYNQLASYGVPLNGYFDNRIRAATVKRGVVAQAIAHLASGKKGLDQSIQFLLDTYISSGQNPQYEDRNLQKFYGVMNNMTRAQVVTMLYRMDERNFYEISADAQSIHDNANNVSLSTRAKNAQNQLDKSLQQNTPSKSAWEGVYTYYYKWGKGTNDFNRRDAIISNATNNSFSLALTANDGTASGSVNGTATITSSTKAIMNKSSNGNRCVVEVERLSNNALKVSEIDCRAERNESTNFSGTLKKQ encoded by the coding sequence ATGAAAAAATTAGTATGTACCTTATTATTTTCCATTCTGATTGTAGCCAGTGCAGGCAATGTACAAGCTTCTGGCTTTCGAGATGTATCAGAGGATCATTATGCCTATGAAGCGATTGTATGGGCAGAAGAGTATGATATTGTCAACGGCTTTACAGATGGTACATTTAAACCAAATGCCACGATTACTGAACAGCAGTTGGCCAAATTGCTAGCTAATTTTTATGAGCTTGAATCACCCATCGATGAGTTAAAGAAACAGACCCCTACGGCAAACTGGTCGGATGAATTTTATAACCAACTCGCTAGCTATGGTGTACCTTTAAATGGTTATTTTGATAACCGAATTCGAGCGGCTACTGTGAAGCGCGGTGTCGTGGCACAAGCAATTGCTCATTTAGCTAGCGGGAAGAAAGGGTTAGATCAATCTATTCAATTTTTACTTGATACCTATATTTCTTCAGGGCAAAATCCACAGTATGAAGATCGAAATTTACAGAAGTTTTATGGCGTAATGAACAATATGACACGTGCACAAGTTGTCACGATGCTCTATCGCATGGATGAACGAAATTTTTATGAAATTTCAGCGGACGCACAGTCCATTCATGATAATGCCAACAATGTATCTTTAAGTACAAGAGCGAAAAATGCTCAAAACCAGCTCGATAAATCATTACAGCAAAATACCCCTAGTAAGAGTGCCTGGGAAGGCGTTTATACGTATTATTATAAATGGGGAAAAGGAACAAATGATTTTAATCGCCGCGATGCCATCATTTCCAATGCCACAAACAACAGCTTTTCTCTTGCTTTAACGGCGAATGATGGCACCGCTTCAGGTAGTGTCAATGGTACCGCCACAATCACAAGCAGTACAAAAGCCATCATGAATAAATCCTCTAATGGCAATCGTTGTGTCGTCGAGGTAGAGCGTTTATCTAATAACGCCCTGAAAGTGTCCGAGATTGATTGCCGTGCAGAGCGTAATGAAAGCACTAATTTCTCTGGTACATTAAAGAAGCAATAG
- a CDS encoding LysR family transcriptional regulator, whose product MDMKQLQTFLTASETLSFTQTAQRLDYAQSSITAQIKTLEQELGVILFERLGKRIVLTEEGKHLQQYAKKMLELDHDMKKAMSNEQAQVVLKVGAQESQCVYRLPTILQQFQQAHPHVKIIFKPVHTTDIAKELLQEGKLDVAFITDTYQETAMLQRERLIQEQLVFVSASKEIRQPLSAQQLSIETMLLTETGCSYRNHLEAQLQQEGVLPSQMIEFASIEAIKQCVMAGLGITFLPKMVVEKELESGNLVELPSSIDLAPIYTDIAWHKDKHMHAYLQDFIAIAKLSYEAFGNEKRA is encoded by the coding sequence ATGGATATGAAGCAGCTCCAAACGTTTTTAACGGCATCTGAAACATTAAGCTTTACCCAGACAGCACAGCGTCTCGACTATGCCCAGTCCAGTATTACAGCCCAAATTAAAACATTAGAACAAGAATTGGGTGTTATTCTTTTTGAGCGGCTAGGAAAACGCATTGTCCTGACAGAGGAGGGGAAACATCTCCAACAGTATGCAAAAAAAATGCTAGAGCTAGATCATGATATGAAAAAAGCGATGTCCAATGAACAGGCGCAAGTTGTCTTAAAAGTGGGGGCACAGGAGAGCCAATGTGTCTATCGACTGCCAACTATTTTACAACAATTTCAACAGGCGCACCCGCATGTGAAAATCATTTTTAAGCCAGTGCATACGACAGACATTGCGAAGGAATTATTACAAGAAGGCAAACTCGACGTTGCATTTATAACAGATACATATCAGGAAACCGCCATGCTACAGCGAGAACGATTGATTCAAGAACAGCTTGTTTTTGTCAGTGCCTCTAAAGAAATCAGGCAGCCTTTATCTGCTCAACAACTATCAATTGAAACTATGCTGTTAACAGAAACGGGTTGCTCTTATCGGAACCATTTAGAAGCACAGCTACAGCAAGAAGGTGTCTTGCCTTCACAAATGATTGAGTTTGCCAGTATTGAGGCGATAAAGCAATGTGTGATGGCAGGCTTAGGTATCACGTTTTTGCCTAAAATGGTTGTAGAAAAAGAGTTGGAAAGTGGAAATTTAGTGGAGCTACCGTCCTCAATCGACCTAGCGCCCATTTATACAGATATTGCATGGCATAAAGATAAGCATATGCATGCCTATTTACAGGATTTTATTGCTATAGCCAAGCTTAGCTATGAAGCATTTGGCAATGAAAAAAGAGCCTGA
- a CDS encoding flavodoxin family protein, whose amino-acid sequence MSIAVIYGGNRPNGNVETLTKLITQGLNVEEVYLKDYVIQPIIDKRHAEGGFSEVNDDYNTIIDRILPHDILVFSTPIYWYSMTGAMKNFIDRWSQTLRDPNYPNFKAMMSSKKAYVIAVGGDQPYMKGLPMIQQFQHIFDFIGTTFEGYILGEGNKPGDILQDLTALSAAECLRKELQ is encoded by the coding sequence ATGTCAATAGCAGTTATTTACGGTGGAAATCGTCCGAATGGGAATGTAGAGACACTGACAAAATTAATCACGCAAGGCTTAAATGTTGAAGAAGTTTATCTAAAGGATTATGTCATTCAACCAATAATAGATAAGCGGCATGCAGAGGGGGGATTTTCCGAAGTAAACGATGATTATAACACCATCATAGATCGTATACTCCCGCATGATATTCTTGTTTTTTCGACCCCTATTTATTGGTATAGCATGACAGGGGCGATGAAAAACTTTATTGATCGGTGGTCCCAAACTTTAAGGGACCCAAATTATCCCAATTTCAAAGCGATGATGTCTTCTAAAAAAGCCTATGTAATTGCAGTTGGTGGAGATCAACCTTATATGAAAGGTTTACCAATGATTCAGCAGTTTCAACATATCTTTGACTTTATTGGCACAACCTTTGAAGGGTATATTTTAGGAGAAGGAAACAAACCAGGAGATATCCTTCAAGATTTAACAGCGTTGTCTGCAGCTGAATGTCTTCGAAAAGAATTACAATAG